Proteins from a genomic interval of Scophthalmus maximus strain ysfricsl-2021 chromosome 22, ASM2237912v1, whole genome shotgun sequence:
- the tril gene encoding TLR4 interactor with leucine rich repeats → MGSGERARAVGMDTGHSLAVICFLLLSLNGSVSSPAATGSCPDRCDCQQPRHLVCANRGLRTVPTRAARVPEEVLIFSLGGNFIANISAVDFARYSDLVRLNLQYNQIQSIHPKAFERLSKLEELYLGHNLLSSVPAGTLQPLKRLTILYGNNNDIKEITPGLFANLDNLAKLRLDGNSLEVLQDSVFKSLTSLHYLHLESNKLQHIHRNAFSKLASLRFLNLSHNKQSAVRNVLTFSQLRALTTLLLSENEIQYIGNHVFQNLKRLSKLSLSNNRIARLDGGALKGLSSLRELLIDGNALEEIPAGLLDPLERVEELDFSRNRISNVNSLAFAQLQHLKVLKLKNNLLTSLSGDIFALNNVLYDLDLHGNNWTCDCRLEELKRWMTAAHSQGKLLTVFVQCHLPATLRGTYLDYVNSSQLQPRGNWTHLCRSRAGPEESRGGGVLVKVEGEEVTDAAKQEGRGGDGQVKGTEGVDIRQENRDEAMVKEEAEKRKREGQEEVGIQGDQGGLEVSEPSSPLQRKKPKESLGPRSRPATETAGKRAKARRRSNVISATGPPAISTPGHGNTTDFNTVLNTTSQSGEKFDLLRSDQKEPLPVITDPCVFNRHFITNVSVDQVTSSTVTVYWTTRDHHPYTPGPGPGPEEVHYRVLFDRFGAPDRFPRYVYAHGTAKSVTLRELSADLTYIVCVEGVVSGSVCQVAPRDHCAGLVTLPEVFARGGTLTSDLQLVTVATLAGNAVLLLVIGGVWLGRSVRRRLQRRKSAVHVRHMYSTRRPFRPATASASVSTDFTSFQSSRPARLAPLEEGDLIEFPCDRFLDNTGARRDSDMQRFSD, encoded by the coding sequence ATGGGCTCCGGCGAACGCGCCCGCGCTGTGGGAATGGACACCGGCCATTCCCTTGCGGTGATCTGCTTTCTTCTGCTGTCGCTCAATGGCTCCGTCTCTTCCCCGGCGGCGACGGGCTCCTGCCCCGACCGCTGCGACTGCCAGCAGCCGCGGCACCTCGTGTGCGCCAACCGCGGGCTGCGCACTGTGCCAACACGCGCCGCGCGGGTGCCCGAGGAGGTGCTGATCTTCAGCCTCGGGGGCAACTTCATCGCCAACATCTCCGCCGTCGACTTCGCACGGTACAGTGACCTCGTCAGGTTAAATTTACAGTACAATCAAATACAAAGCATTCACCCCAAGGCATTTGAGAGACTCTCCAAGCTAGAGGAGCTGTATTTGGGACATAACCTCTTATCGAGTGTACCTGCCGGCACTTTACAGCCCCTGAAGAGATTAACTATTCTCTATGGAAATAACAATGACATAAAAGAAATAACGCCGGGGCTCTTTGCCAACTTGGACAATCTCGCTAAATTGCGCCTGGATGGCAACTCGCTGGAAGTTCTGCAGGACTCTGTTTTCAAAAGTTTGACCAGTCTGCATTATCTCCACCTGGAATCCAACAAACTGCAGCACATTCACAGAAACGCGTTCTCCAAACTCGCCAGCCTGCGCTTTCTAAACCTGTCCCACAACAAGCAGTCGGCCGTGCGCAATGTCCTCACTTTTTCTCAGCTCAGAGCTTTGACGACATTGCTGctgtctgaaaatgaaatccaataCATCGGCAACCACGTGTTCCAAAACCTGAAGAGGCTGTCCAAGCTGTCCCTGAGCAACAACAGGATCGCGCGTCTGGACGGCGGGGCTCTGAAGGGGCTGTCGAGTCTCAGGGAGCTTCTGATTGACGGCAACGCACTGGAGGAAATCCCCGCTGGTCTCCTCGACCCTCTGGAGCGCGTCGAGGAGCTCGACTTCAGCCGCAACCGGATTTCCAACGTGAACTCTTTGGCTTTCGCTCAACTTCAACATCTCAAGGTGCTGAAGCTGAAGAACAAcctcctcaccagtctgtccgGGGACATTTTCGCCCTCAACAACGTGCTTTACGACCTGgatctccatggcaacaactGGACGTGCGACTGCcgcctggaggagctgaagaggtGGATGACGGCTGCACATTCTCAGGGCAAATTGCTGACTGTCTTTGTGCAATGCCATCTCCCTGCGACCCTGAGGGGGACATATCTGGACTACGTGAACAGCTCTCAGCTGCAGCCGCGCGGAAACTGGACCCACCTGTGCAGGAGCCGAGCTGGGCCCGAGGAGAGCCGCGGAGGGGGCGTGCTGGTAAaggtggagggggaagaggtAACAGATGCAGCGAAGCAGGAGGGCAGAGGTGGAGATGGCCAGGTGAAAGGGACAGAAGGTGTAGATATAAGACAGGAAAACAGGGATGAGGCGATGGTGAAGGAAGAGGCTGAAAAACGGAAAAGAGAGGGACAGGAAGAGGTGGGAATTCAGGGAGACCAGGGGGGTCTGGAGGTGTCAGAACCCTCTTCCCCGTtgcaaagaaagaaaccaaAGGAGTCACTCGGTCCAAGGTCGCGACCTGCCACTGAGACGGCTGGGAAACGGGCCAAAGCGAGACGAAGGTCAAATGTCATTTCCGCAACGGGTCCACCAGCCATCTCCACGCCGGGTCACGGAAACACCACTGATTTCAACACGGTGCTCAACACCACTTCTCAGTCCGGGGAGAAGTTTGACCTTCTGAGGTCAGATCAGAAGGAGCCTCTGCCTGTCATCACGGATCCGTGTGTGTTCAACCGCCATTTCATCACCAATGTTTCAGTGGATCAAGTGACATCCAGCACTGTCACCGTCTACTGGACCACGAGGGATCATCACCCCTACACACCAGGACCGGGGCCGGGCCCGGAAGAAGTCCACTATCGGGTCCTGTTTGACCGGTTTGGCGCCCCCGACCGTTTCCCCCGGTACGTTTACGCCCACGGCACAGCAAAGTCCGTAACCCTTCGAGAACTCAGCGCGGATCTGACCTACATTGTCTGCGTGGAAGGAGTCGTCAGTGGATCGGTCTGTCAAGTGGCCCCCCGTGACCACTGCGCAGGACTGGTCACTCTCCCCGAGGTTTTCGCTCGTGGGGGcacgctgacctctgacctccagctgGTGACGGTGGCCACGCTGGCCGGGAACGCCGTGCTGCTGCTCGTCATCGGCGGCGTCTGGTTGGGGCGGAGCGTGAGGAGGAGGTTGCAGAGGAGGAAGTCGGCCGTGCATGTGCGCCACATGTACTCCACCAGGCGACCGTTTCGTCCCGCCACGGCGTCGGCCTCCGTGTCCACCGACTTCACCAGCTTCCAGAGCAGCCGTCCGGCACGACTTGCACCGCTCGAGGAGGGGGATCTCATTGAGTTCCCCTGCGACCGCTTTCTGGACAACACTGGGGCTCGCAGGGACAGTGACATGCAGAGATTCTCAGACTag